A DNA window from Luteolibacter luteus contains the following coding sequences:
- a CDS encoding arabinan endo-1,5-alpha-L-arabinosidase, with protein sequence MNRLIRASIPCHLALLAAAFSLTAASLAEEEKVTPGGPLSDTASRGVTARDPSTIVREGDTYWCFYTGRGVPSLKSKDLVTWERGPRVLDKAPEWISKEVPKNDGVYWAPDLLKVGDQYLLYYSVSSFGAMHSAIGLATTPTLNPEDPAFRWTDHGPIVQSRDGSDFNTIDPSVFQDEDGKLWLSFGSQWSGLKLVELDPKTGKRLKPDEPMTPIAAGQSIEAPWIYKRKGFYYLFLNRGNCCAGNKSTYHIKVGRSKDITGPYEAKDGALMIDGGGTMVLDIKIGTLTGPGHAGIVEKDGKSWFSCHFEADERMGGKATLGVMPIEWTEDGWPEVKPPDAGK encoded by the coding sequence ATGAACCGCCTTATCCGCGCCTCCATTCCTTGCCATCTGGCCTTGCTCGCCGCGGCCTTCAGCCTCACGGCGGCATCACTGGCAGAAGAAGAAAAGGTCACCCCAGGCGGCCCGCTTTCCGATACCGCCAGCCGCGGCGTCACCGCGCGGGATCCCTCCACCATCGTCCGTGAAGGCGATACCTACTGGTGCTTCTACACCGGCCGCGGCGTCCCGTCCTTGAAGTCGAAGGACCTCGTCACCTGGGAACGCGGCCCGCGGGTCCTCGACAAGGCACCGGAGTGGATCTCGAAGGAAGTCCCGAAAAACGATGGCGTCTACTGGGCTCCGGATCTCCTGAAAGTCGGCGATCAATACCTGCTCTACTACTCCGTCTCCAGCTTCGGTGCGATGCACTCCGCCATCGGCCTGGCGACCACTCCCACGCTCAATCCCGAAGACCCCGCCTTCCGCTGGACCGATCACGGACCGATCGTGCAATCGCGGGATGGCAGTGATTTCAACACCATCGATCCCTCCGTCTTCCAGGATGAAGATGGCAAGCTTTGGCTCTCCTTCGGCTCGCAATGGAGCGGCCTGAAACTCGTGGAGCTGGACCCGAAGACCGGCAAGCGCCTCAAGCCCGACGAGCCGATGACACCCATCGCCGCCGGCCAATCGATCGAGGCCCCATGGATCTACAAGCGGAAGGGCTTCTACTATCTCTTCCTGAATCGCGGCAATTGCTGCGCCGGAAACAAGAGCACCTACCACATCAAGGTCGGCCGCAGCAAAGACATCACCGGTCCCTATGAAGCGAAGGACGGCGCCCTCATGATCGATGGCGGCGGCACCATGGTTCTCGACATCAAGATTGGCACGCTCACCGGCCCCGGCCACGCCGGTATCGTCGAAAAGGACGGCAAGAGCTGGTTCAGCTGCCACTTCGAAGCCGACGAACGCATGGGAGGAAAAGCCACCCTCGGCGTCATGCCCATCGAATGGACCGAAGACGGCTGGCCCGAGGTCAAGCCACCGGACGCCGGGAAGTGA
- a CDS encoding YciI family protein, with amino-acid sequence MRFLMLMIPRVYQPATPADERAGEGFQPKLEDMNAMMKFNEELGKAGALIALDGLHPLEKGARVSYGKGEPVVTDGPFIESKEVLGGYWILQLKSKEEAIEWAKRCPALPGDVIEIRQIFDMEEFSEDVQDAIKDARVRVEETLGKKS; translated from the coding sequence ATGAGATTCCTGATGCTGATGATTCCCCGCGTGTACCAACCCGCTACCCCGGCGGACGAGCGTGCGGGAGAGGGCTTCCAACCGAAGCTGGAAGACATGAATGCCATGATGAAATTCAACGAGGAGCTGGGCAAAGCCGGAGCCCTCATTGCACTCGATGGCCTCCACCCCTTGGAAAAAGGCGCACGCGTTTCCTATGGCAAGGGCGAACCCGTCGTCACCGATGGTCCCTTCATCGAGTCAAAGGAAGTCCTCGGCGGCTACTGGATCCTCCAGCTCAAGTCGAAGGAGGAAGCGATCGAGTGGGCCAAGCGCTGCCCCGCGCTGCCGGGCGATGTGATCGAGATCCGCCAGATCTTCGACATGGAGGAATTCAGCGAGGACGTGCAGGACGCTATCAAGGATGCCCGCGTGCGTGTGGAAGAAACCTTGGGCAAAAAAAGCTGA
- a CDS encoding LamG domain-containing protein, with protein MKSSFSPLKSTRSAALTLGSFAALAHVAMADPTTSYNTGSLGKLADGASTAGVVVDQPGAIAAYEDFSSNYAGGDRTEIPFLSELNPASGSPFTIEFWAKPTSSDDADAPVGNRLGGNVNRSGWVFFQRASGWNFRMYNGNGTQNGWDITGGPAPLNTWTHVVAVWSGTAATLFVNGVDVTSPNAGPGGYNANTTEAFRVGALIGGDNGYNGGLDDVAFYPTALTPAQITAHYTTASSSVSGAYSSLVLADGAVLYLQQNPPSAKLEVTSLVPYATKVSFTGVLSQSEDLTTWTDLPAVTSPYTPPSPQPGKLFYRAHR; from the coding sequence ATGAAATCCAGTTTCTCCCCTTTAAAGAGCACCCGCAGTGCTGCCCTGACCCTCGGCAGCTTCGCCGCTCTGGCCCACGTGGCCATGGCCGATCCGACGACTTCCTATAACACCGGCAGCCTCGGCAAGCTGGCCGATGGAGCGAGCACCGCAGGCGTGGTAGTGGACCAGCCCGGTGCGATCGCGGCCTACGAGGACTTCTCCTCGAACTACGCGGGCGGTGACCGCACCGAGATCCCCTTCCTTTCCGAGCTCAATCCCGCATCCGGCAGCCCCTTCACAATCGAGTTCTGGGCGAAGCCGACGTCGAGCGACGATGCCGATGCGCCGGTGGGCAATCGCCTGGGTGGCAACGTGAATCGCTCCGGCTGGGTCTTCTTCCAACGTGCCAGCGGCTGGAACTTCCGGATGTATAATGGCAATGGCACCCAGAATGGCTGGGACATCACCGGCGGCCCGGCACCGCTGAATACCTGGACGCACGTGGTCGCCGTTTGGTCGGGCACCGCCGCGACCTTGTTCGTCAATGGCGTGGATGTGACCTCCCCGAACGCCGGCCCCGGCGGCTACAATGCGAACACCACGGAGGCCTTCCGCGTGGGCGCCCTGATCGGCGGGGACAATGGCTACAATGGTGGCCTGGATGATGTGGCCTTCTATCCCACCGCCCTGACGCCCGCCCAGATCACCGCTCACTACACCACCGCATCCAGCTCCGTGTCCGGAGCCTATAGCTCGCTGGTGCTGGCGGATGGAGCCGTGCTCTATCTCCAGCAGAATCCTCCATCGGCGAAGCTGGAAGTGACCAGCCTGGTGCCCTATGCGACGAAGGTGAGCTTCACCGGTGTCCTCTCCCAATCGGAGGACCTGACGACATGGACCGACCTGCCGGCCGTCACCAGCCCCTACACGCCACCCTCTCCTCAGCCGGGCAAGCTCTTCTACCGCGCTCACCGCTGA
- a CDS encoding beta strand repeat-containing protein → MIPPFTRSAVRTLAGLLPVCLGLAAGATPQLRISKSAGTNMKVSWFAEAGVSYQLQTNTDVVSWVDLGAPVPGANATVEITVSTTGKPRAYFRLKPPPPDVITAAFTPGSGVLVINGGNQDNAITVSRDAAGNLRVNGGAVIVTGGTPTVANTTRIDIFGLDGDDQLSLDESLGAIPPARLFGGNGNDALTGGSGADFLDGGAGNDSLLGKGGIDNLLGGDGNDSLAGGDANDQVSGGNNDDTLIWNPGDDTDLNEGDGGTDTIVVNGGNGSESFTTTANGTRVRFDRITPAPFALDLGTAEKLVLNCNGGDDSFSTTGNLAALIQITVDGGAGVDTLLGSNGADLLFGGEGNDFIDGQQGNDIVFLGGGDDAAQWDPGDGSDVIEGQGGSDTLLFNGSNANENMTVVANGGRVLLNRDIGSIMMDLNDLEIIELNSIGGTDSLTVNDLTGTDVSKVIADLAATGGAADAQADNVIIHGTTGDDIVTAVLVAGDLAVSGAGAQVMVDGFDTTVDTVRILALGGEDVVDASAVPPGGPRLLLDGGAGNDILLGSAEGDTLLGGDNDDVLIGGGGVDVLDGGTGESVLLDGGTNPVGGIVTLFGDAADNTITLSRNAGGALLSNGVPIPGATVANTTLVRIFGRGGNDTLTLVESNGVLPATALFGGAGNDTLIGGSGADLVFGGTGNDTPQGKGGSDFLFGGAGSDTLTGGDADDQVFGEADTDRMIWNPGDDTDLNEGGGGSDTAEVNGGNGIETFTATANGTRVRFDRLDPAPFSIDIGTTESLAVNANGGDDSFSTTGNLAALIQIVVDGGTGADTILGSNGVDILLGGDGNDFIDGQQGNDIIFLGIGDDVCRWDPGDGSDTIEGQAGSDTLLFNGSNANENYTVSPNGGRVTLNRDIGSIFMDVNDVEIFDLNPIGGTDGITVNDLSGTDLTTVIADLAATGGIGDSVSDTVTLNGTAAADAVSLTAGAPNVTVTGLPATVRILQPEAANDRVIVNGLGGADTFSVGAGVTGLIGVTTNQ, encoded by the coding sequence ATGATTCCTCCCTTCACCCGATCTGCGGTTCGCACCCTCGCAGGCTTGCTTCCGGTGTGCCTTGGCCTTGCGGCCGGGGCCACACCCCAGCTCAGGATCAGCAAGTCCGCGGGGACGAACATGAAAGTCTCCTGGTTTGCCGAGGCCGGCGTCTCCTACCAGTTGCAGACGAATACCGATGTCGTCTCCTGGGTGGATCTCGGTGCTCCGGTGCCGGGTGCGAATGCCACGGTGGAGATCACGGTTTCGACGACGGGCAAGCCGCGGGCCTACTTTCGCCTCAAGCCGCCGCCACCGGATGTGATCACGGCGGCCTTCACGCCGGGCAGCGGAGTGCTCGTCATCAATGGCGGGAACCAGGACAACGCAATCACGGTGAGCCGGGATGCGGCAGGGAATCTCCGGGTGAATGGGGGAGCGGTGATCGTGACCGGTGGCACGCCCACGGTGGCGAATACGACCCGGATCGACATTTTCGGGCTCGATGGAGATGACCAGCTCTCGCTGGACGAATCGCTGGGGGCGATACCTCCGGCACGTCTCTTCGGTGGCAACGGCAACGATGCTCTCACGGGAGGCTCGGGTGCCGACTTCCTGGATGGCGGGGCGGGGAATGACAGCCTGCTGGGCAAGGGAGGAATCGACAATCTGTTAGGAGGCGATGGCAATGATTCCCTCGCTGGAGGTGATGCCAACGATCAGGTCTCAGGTGGCAACAACGATGATACCCTGATCTGGAACCCAGGCGATGATACCGACCTCAATGAGGGCGATGGCGGCACGGACACCATCGTGGTGAACGGAGGCAATGGCTCCGAAAGCTTCACCACCACGGCGAACGGGACGCGGGTGCGCTTCGACCGGATCACCCCGGCACCTTTCGCACTCGATCTCGGCACGGCGGAGAAGCTGGTGCTGAATTGCAATGGTGGCGACGACAGCTTCAGCACCACGGGTAATCTGGCGGCGCTGATCCAGATCACGGTGGATGGTGGCGCGGGGGTGGATACTCTTTTAGGAAGCAACGGGGCCGATCTCCTCTTCGGCGGTGAAGGCAACGACTTCATCGATGGGCAGCAGGGGAATGATATCGTCTTTCTCGGTGGGGGCGACGATGCCGCGCAGTGGGATCCGGGCGATGGAAGCGATGTGATCGAGGGACAGGGAGGGAGTGACACGCTGCTCTTCAACGGGAGCAACGCGAACGAGAACATGACCGTCGTTGCCAATGGCGGGAGAGTTCTTCTCAATCGCGATATCGGGTCGATCATGATGGATCTGAACGATCTTGAGATCATCGAGCTCAATTCGATCGGCGGTACCGACAGTCTCACGGTGAATGACCTGACGGGAACGGATGTATCGAAGGTGATCGCCGACCTTGCGGCCACGGGAGGGGCTGCGGACGCGCAAGCGGACAACGTGATCATCCATGGCACGACGGGCGACGATATCGTGACGGCGGTCCTGGTTGCGGGTGATCTGGCGGTCTCCGGGGCGGGAGCGCAGGTGATGGTGGATGGCTTTGATACGACCGTCGATACCGTCCGCATCCTGGCCTTGGGTGGTGAGGACGTGGTGGATGCCTCCGCGGTTCCGCCGGGCGGGCCTCGCCTCTTGCTGGATGGCGGAGCGGGGAATGACATCCTGCTGGGCAGTGCAGAGGGGGATACGCTGCTGGGCGGGGACAATGATGACGTGTTGATCGGAGGTGGCGGTGTGGACGTTCTGGATGGCGGGACGGGCGAGAGTGTCTTGCTGGATGGCGGGACGAATCCGGTGGGTGGCATTGTGACGCTCTTCGGTGATGCTGCGGACAATACGATCACGCTTTCCCGGAATGCAGGGGGCGCGCTTCTTTCGAATGGCGTTCCGATTCCCGGAGCCACGGTGGCGAATACCACGCTGGTGAGAATCTTCGGTCGTGGTGGGAATGACACGCTCACGCTGGTGGAGAGCAATGGGGTGCTGCCTGCGACGGCGCTCTTCGGCGGTGCCGGAAATGACACGCTGATCGGAGGCTCAGGTGCGGATCTTGTCTTCGGCGGGACCGGCAACGATACGCCGCAAGGAAAGGGTGGCAGCGACTTCCTCTTCGGCGGGGCGGGTAGTGATACCCTGACTGGAGGCGATGCGGATGATCAGGTGTTCGGCGAGGCGGATACGGACCGGATGATCTGGAATCCGGGGGATGATACCGATCTCAATGAGGGCGGCGGTGGAAGCGATACCGCAGAGGTGAATGGCGGGAATGGTATCGAGACCTTCACCGCCACGGCGAATGGCACGAGGGTCCGCTTTGATCGGTTGGATCCGGCTCCTTTCTCGATCGATATCGGAACGACGGAGAGTCTCGCGGTGAATGCGAATGGCGGGGATGATTCCTTCAGCACCACGGGGAACCTGGCGGCTTTGATTCAGATCGTGGTGGATGGAGGGACCGGTGCCGATACGATCTTGGGGAGCAATGGGGTGGATATCCTCCTCGGCGGAGATGGGAACGATTTCATCGATGGCCAGCAGGGCAACGACATCATCTTCCTGGGAATCGGCGACGACGTTTGCCGGTGGGACCCGGGAGATGGCAGCGACACCATCGAGGGGCAGGCGGGAAGCGATACGCTGCTCTTCAACGGCAGCAATGCGAACGAGAACTACACGGTCTCACCGAATGGCGGGAGGGTCACTCTGAATCGCGACATCGGGTCCATCTTCATGGACGTGAATGATGTGGAAATTTTCGATCTGAATCCGATCGGCGGAACGGATGGGATCACGGTGAATGACCTGAGCGGGACGGACCTCACGACGGTGATCGCGGATCTCGCCGCCACGGGAGGGATCGGAGATTCGGTGTCAGATACGGTGACGCTGAATGGAACGGCGGCAGCGGATGCGGTTTCGCTCACGGCGGGCGCTCCGAATGTCACGGTCACGGGACTGCCGGCGACGGTGCGCATCCTCCAGCCGGAGGCAGCGAATGATCGCGTGATCGTCAACGGCCTCGGCGGGGCGGATACGTTCTCGGTCGGTGCCGGAGTGACGGGATTGATCGGAGTGACGACCAATCAGTGA
- the tnpA gene encoding IS200/IS605 family transposase, whose product MVHLVFSTKNREPLLQDECRDDLHGYIGGIVSDCGGRLLRAGSVADHIHLFISHPRTLAPADLVREIKIGSSKWIKERDKCLSAFHWQGGYGMFSISPAHREKLERYIGNQAEHHRVVTFQEEYRRLLTLYGMEWDERYVWD is encoded by the coding sequence TTGGTCCATCTCGTCTTTTCAACCAAGAATCGGGAGCCCCTCTTGCAAGACGAATGCCGGGATGACCTCCATGGGTACATCGGCGGCATTGTGTCGGATTGCGGAGGGAGGCTTCTTCGTGCCGGATCGGTGGCAGATCATATTCACCTCTTCATTTCTCACCCGCGCACTCTTGCCCCCGCCGATCTGGTTCGTGAAATCAAGATCGGTTCATCCAAATGGATCAAGGAACGCGACAAGTGTTTGTCCGCGTTCCATTGGCAAGGCGGTTATGGAATGTTTTCGATCAGTCCGGCGCATCGTGAGAAGCTAGAGAGATACATAGGCAATCAGGCGGAACATCATCGCGTGGTCACGTTTCAAGAGGAGTATCGACGCCTTCTCACCCTATACGGGATGGAATGGGACGAACGATACGTCTGGGATTGA
- a CDS encoding RNA polymerase sigma factor: protein MPEATIDTVREHLETLYRAESGRILATLIRLLGDFDRAEDAMQDAFAAALERWTQEGVPANPRAWLVSTGRFKAIDALRRRARFDAAQEKLAQELEEKLSAADVTAARAEENMGLEDDTLRLIFTCCHPALAQEARLALTLREVCGLKTEEIARACLMTAPALAQRIVRAKAKIRDARIPYQVPSPEELPERLATVLQVVYLVFNEGYSASSGDSLTRPDLSAEAIRLGRLLLDLLPEPEVMGLLALMLLQESRRAARATPDGELILLESQDRSLWNRAQITEGIALVEQALISRRFGPYSLQAAIAAVHSEAAEASATDWPQIVALYTVLARAEPSPVIELNRAVAIAMRDGPEAGLALINAIFSRGELTDYHLAHSVHADLCRRLGRHAEARLSYERALELTRQEPERRFLEKRLRELQ from the coding sequence ATGCCGGAAGCCACCATCGATACGGTGCGGGAACATCTCGAGACGCTCTATCGCGCCGAGTCCGGCCGCATCCTCGCCACCCTCATCCGCCTGCTCGGGGACTTCGATCGCGCGGAGGATGCCATGCAGGATGCCTTCGCCGCCGCGCTGGAACGTTGGACACAGGAAGGTGTCCCTGCCAATCCCCGCGCCTGGCTCGTTTCCACCGGACGCTTCAAGGCGATCGATGCCCTGCGCCGCCGGGCGCGTTTCGATGCCGCACAGGAGAAGCTCGCGCAGGAGTTGGAGGAAAAGCTCAGCGCTGCCGATGTCACTGCCGCGCGCGCCGAGGAGAACATGGGGCTGGAAGACGACACCCTGCGGCTGATCTTCACTTGCTGTCATCCCGCGCTGGCCCAAGAGGCGCGGCTCGCCCTGACGCTCCGCGAAGTCTGTGGCCTGAAGACCGAGGAGATCGCCCGCGCTTGCCTCATGACCGCACCTGCGCTGGCGCAACGCATCGTGCGTGCCAAGGCGAAGATCCGCGATGCCCGCATTCCCTATCAGGTGCCTTCGCCGGAGGAACTCCCGGAGCGTCTCGCCACCGTGCTGCAGGTCGTGTATCTCGTCTTCAATGAAGGCTACTCTGCCTCCTCCGGGGATTCACTCACACGCCCGGATCTCTCCGCCGAAGCCATCCGCCTCGGCCGCCTGCTGCTAGATCTGCTCCCTGAACCGGAGGTGATGGGATTGCTCGCGCTCATGCTTCTTCAGGAGTCACGGCGCGCCGCCCGTGCCACGCCGGATGGCGAGCTGATCCTTCTGGAAAGCCAGGACCGCTCACTCTGGAACCGCGCGCAGATCACGGAAGGCATCGCCCTCGTCGAGCAGGCGCTCATTTCCCGGCGCTTCGGTCCCTACTCGCTGCAAGCCGCCATCGCCGCCGTGCACTCGGAGGCCGCCGAAGCTTCTGCCACCGATTGGCCGCAGATCGTGGCGCTCTACACCGTGCTCGCCCGTGCCGAGCCCTCTCCTGTCATCGAGCTGAATCGCGCCGTCGCCATCGCCATGCGGGATGGTCCGGAAGCCGGGCTGGCCTTGATCAATGCCATCTTCTCCCGCGGCGAGCTCACGGATTACCACCTGGCTCACTCCGTCCATGCCGATCTGTGCCGCCGCCTCGGCCGCCATGCTGAGGCCCGGCTTTCCTACGAGCGCGCCCTGGAACTCACCCGGCAGGAACCCGAGCGCCGCTTCCTCGAAAAACGGCTCCGCGAACTCCAGTGA
- a CDS encoding LamG-like jellyroll fold domain-containing protein codes for MKSKRIAVLAQTCLCFLTFHLSPALAQLPYGKALELDGTNQYARVPMAAGSAVGSPFTVEAWVYLRSYADWSRLMDFGNGDRAHDIACVLSTGGSGEPALYVFDESGGIAGSVTSPVALPLNAWTHLAFTHDGSTGSIFINGNAVTSGPLPAAPGVQRTSNFIGRSNFENDAQAHAIIDEFRIWSVARSAAEILTHQSAPLAGDEAGLLLYYKFDEASGTVATNSATATGAAWNGSSPARAAFTAGARSTGDPYFPTLGNGGYDVQHYDLTLDYDPATNTMVSKADLTIRATQGLSEFSLDLRGFPGASVTIDGIPAGVAQSGDKLIITPASGIESEHVFHAVIDYSGTPSMIEDPDGGFEGWVPIDSGAWVVCEPMGSMGWFPNNGTPSDKATYDFHITVPATHTALGNGELSSKVDNSNGTATWNWHMGYPMASYLATATVALFDYTKELSATAVGAGGNPLEIYNAIESALSPEQKADVSAKAALQDDIILFMADDLGPYPFDSTGVVLYRVPELNYALEVQTKSHFASLPLDLDTLAHEIAHQWFGNSVSPATWREIWINEGLAMWWAWHWDHQENGNPTSTEDWLDIYYHAPEQTWDKPPANLPDASELFDFFSVYSRPAMMLEAYRQIAGHTTFMALQRAILAEHAHGNITTAQFIALAKRLAKEGSGFQPEHLARLDEFFQQWLYAEGRPVLTPSAFFEDLPPRLGIRLLGVSEVEIAWSPSIAGWSLEESGNLESGSWTPVLSLPVVANGESKIILARQPAARFYRLRKD; via the coding sequence ATGAAGAGCAAACGGATTGCGGTTCTCGCGCAGACTTGCCTCTGCTTCTTAACCTTTCATCTCTCCCCTGCCCTCGCCCAGCTGCCCTATGGCAAGGCGCTCGAGCTGGATGGGACGAACCAATACGCCAGGGTGCCCATGGCAGCCGGCAGCGCGGTGGGCAGCCCCTTCACCGTGGAGGCGTGGGTCTATCTGCGCTCCTATGCGGACTGGTCGCGCCTGATGGATTTCGGGAACGGAGACCGGGCCCACGACATCGCCTGCGTCTTGAGCACGGGCGGGAGCGGCGAGCCGGCGCTTTATGTCTTCGATGAATCGGGCGGGATCGCGGGCAGTGTCACCTCCCCGGTGGCGCTACCGCTGAATGCATGGACGCATCTGGCATTCACCCACGATGGCAGCACGGGGAGCATCTTCATCAATGGCAATGCGGTCACCAGCGGCCCGCTGCCAGCGGCGCCCGGTGTCCAGCGCACGAGCAACTTCATCGGGCGAAGCAATTTCGAAAACGATGCGCAGGCTCACGCGATCATCGATGAATTCCGCATCTGGTCGGTGGCCCGCAGCGCGGCGGAAATCCTCACGCACCAGAGCGCACCACTCGCGGGCGATGAAGCGGGCCTGCTGCTCTACTACAAGTTCGACGAGGCCAGCGGGACCGTGGCGACCAATAGCGCCACCGCCACCGGAGCGGCGTGGAATGGCAGCAGCCCGGCACGCGCGGCCTTCACCGCCGGTGCCCGGAGCACGGGCGACCCCTATTTCCCGACGCTCGGAAACGGGGGCTATGACGTGCAGCACTACGACCTGACGCTCGATTACGATCCGGCGACCAATACGATGGTGAGCAAGGCGGACCTCACGATCCGCGCGACCCAAGGACTGTCCGAATTCAGCCTCGACCTGCGCGGCTTCCCGGGTGCCAGCGTTACCATCGATGGGATTCCGGCCGGGGTCGCGCAGTCGGGAGACAAGCTGATCATCACGCCCGCGTCCGGCATCGAATCGGAGCACGTCTTCCACGCTGTCATCGATTACTCCGGCACGCCCTCGATGATCGAAGACCCTGACGGCGGCTTCGAGGGCTGGGTGCCGATCGACAGCGGTGCCTGGGTGGTCTGCGAGCCGATGGGGTCCATGGGCTGGTTCCCGAACAATGGCACGCCCTCCGACAAGGCGACCTACGACTTCCACATCACGGTCCCGGCCACGCACACGGCACTTGGCAATGGCGAGCTCAGCTCCAAGGTGGACAACAGCAACGGCACCGCGACATGGAATTGGCACATGGGCTACCCGATGGCGAGTTACCTGGCCACTGCGACCGTGGCGCTCTTCGACTACACGAAGGAGCTCAGCGCCACCGCGGTGGGAGCGGGCGGGAATCCGCTGGAGATTTACAACGCCATCGAGAGCGCCCTCTCGCCCGAGCAAAAGGCGGATGTCAGCGCCAAGGCCGCGCTGCAGGATGACATCATCCTTTTCATGGCGGATGACCTCGGCCCCTATCCCTTCGATTCCACGGGCGTGGTGCTCTACCGGGTCCCTGAGCTCAACTACGCGCTCGAGGTCCAGACGAAGTCGCACTTCGCCTCGCTACCGCTGGACCTGGACACCCTCGCGCACGAGATCGCGCACCAATGGTTTGGCAACTCGGTGAGCCCGGCGACGTGGCGGGAGATCTGGATCAATGAAGGGCTCGCGATGTGGTGGGCATGGCACTGGGACCATCAGGAGAATGGCAACCCGACGAGCACGGAAGACTGGCTCGACATCTACTACCATGCCCCGGAGCAGACCTGGGACAAGCCCCCGGCGAATCTCCCCGATGCCTCGGAGTTGTTCGATTTCTTCAGCGTCTACTCGCGGCCCGCGATGATGCTGGAGGCCTATCGCCAGATCGCGGGTCACACGACATTCATGGCGCTGCAACGCGCGATCCTGGCCGAGCATGCGCATGGCAACATCACGACCGCGCAGTTCATCGCGCTGGCGAAGCGCCTCGCCAAGGAGGGATCCGGCTTCCAGCCCGAGCACCTCGCGAGACTCGATGAGTTTTTCCAACAGTGGCTCTATGCGGAGGGCAGGCCCGTTTTGACGCCATCCGCTTTCTTCGAGGATCTGCCACCACGACTGGGCATCCGCTTGCTCGGTGTGAGCGAGGTGGAGATCGCCTGGTCCCCGAGCATCGCCGGGTGGTCGCTGGAAGAGAGCGGTAATTTGGAAAGCGGCTCATGGACTCCGGTCCTGTCACTCCCGGTCGTGGCGAATGGAGAATCGAAGATCATCCTCGCAAGGCAGCCGGCGGCTCGTTTCTACCGGCTGAGAAAGGACTGA
- a CDS encoding YciI family protein: MKYICLGYIEPNKFEDLTDAERNAWVDECFTYDDELRANGHFAGGEALQPPETATTLRWVNGKVSVTDGPYAETKEQIGGILILEARDLNHAIQLMSKHPGVRKAGPFEIRPAADLSEMIRESEQRRAATS, encoded by the coding sequence ATGAAATACATCTGCCTGGGCTACATCGAGCCGAACAAGTTCGAGGACCTCACCGATGCCGAGCGCAACGCGTGGGTGGACGAGTGCTTCACCTACGATGACGAGTTGCGCGCGAATGGTCACTTCGCCGGCGGCGAGGCATTGCAACCACCGGAAACTGCCACGACCCTGCGCTGGGTGAATGGAAAGGTCTCTGTCACCGATGGTCCCTATGCCGAGACCAAGGAACAGATCGGTGGCATCCTCATCCTCGAAGCCCGTGATCTGAACCACGCCATCCAGCTCATGTCGAAGCATCCCGGAGTGAGAAAGGCCGGCCCCTTCGAGATCCGCCCTGCTGCGGACCTCAGCGAGATGATTCGCGAGAGCGAGCAACGCCGCGCGGCAACTTCCTGA
- a CDS encoding SRPBCC family protein, whose amino-acid sequence MSSENTTTGTVRLHRVFRAKPERVYRAFIDPDAMNKWLPPHGFTGKVHHMDAKVGGTYRMSFTNFNTGSSHAFGGRFLEMEPNKRLRYDDQFEDPNLPGTMITTVDLREVFCGVEIHIVQEGIPPMIPVEACYMGWQESLQLLAQLTEPEIPDHG is encoded by the coding sequence ATGTCCTCCGAAAACACCACTACTGGAACCGTCCGTCTCCACCGTGTCTTCCGCGCCAAGCCTGAGCGTGTCTACCGCGCCTTCATCGATCCCGATGCCATGAACAAGTGGCTGCCGCCGCACGGATTCACGGGCAAGGTTCACCACATGGATGCCAAGGTCGGTGGTACCTACCGGATGTCCTTCACCAATTTCAACACCGGCAGTAGCCACGCCTTCGGCGGCCGCTTCCTGGAGATGGAGCCGAACAAGCGCCTGCGCTATGACGATCAGTTCGAGGATCCGAACCTGCCGGGCACGATGATCACCACGGTGGACCTCCGCGAGGTCTTCTGCGGCGTGGAAATCCACATCGTCCAGGAAGGTATCCCGCCGATGATCCCGGTGGAGGCGTGTTACATGGGTTGGCAGGAGTCCCTCCAATTGCTGGCCCAGCTGACCGAGCCGGAAATTCCGGACCACGGTTGA